A part of Candida albicans SC5314 chromosome 2, complete sequence genomic DNA contains:
- a CDS encoding uncharacterized protein (Zn(II)2Cys6 domain transcription factor; regulated by Mig1 and Tup1; rat catheter and Spider biofilm induced) → MAAKKGRKQVVRCLSCKKLRIKCDQVRPKCEYCAHTNRECIYPSDIPTSETNAEKDSPVEDIRRDLPLTQLTSVLSVSQLELRALKFFNDIGKLIVSYKNQRYIDNWEAVINPLSFQSPIVKKTLLATSSMLLSHFMNINTVDSKVLTSSFSVDSSQEAQAFFQTGTKYLQESIDERKHLLQDNSGFGIERIIVNDLITFGCLLIYNHKLVPLISATGYDVISMAKAYSDTRKMYSQSMTGLRLESLFFPKSNPILTCPPETNYWFTRVLEFEIVAFVSRNGNKSANMEEYFQALMDTFLLLKDACYAMAIVRFPFPLIACLTNFSDKYRQLLRNGDEFAFRLLFIYSCLCVISRIPLNRNDNIFVDYISEFKNIIFSKYGEFSYPIDRELYHLVIRTNFVVDFGDMTRFHPLQQCEPLMDLSWLERYIDSLEKTNTLLQCI, encoded by the exons ATGGCAGCCAAGAAGGGACGCAAGCAGGTCGTTAGATGTCTAAGCTGCAAGAAGTTACGAATCAAG TGTGACCAAGTTCGTCCCAAATGTGAGTATTGCGCCCATACCAATAGAGAATGTATCTATCCAAGTGATATCCCCACATCAGAAACTAATGCAGAAAAAGACTCCCCCGTTGAAGACATTAGGCGAGACCTACCACTAACACAACTAACGAGTGTGCTTTCAGTATCTCAACTAGAACTACGGGCTTTAAAGTTCTTCAATGATATAGGTAAATTGATCGTTTCTTACAAAAACCAGAGATACATAGATAACTGGGAAGCTGTCATTAACCCACTACTGTTCCAGTCGCCTATAGTTAAAAAAACATTATTGGCCACATCATCAATGTTGCTACTGCATTTTATGAATATAAATACTGTTGATTCCAAGGTATTGACCAGCTCATTTTCCGTCGATTCAAGTCAAGAAGCACAGgctttttttcaaacagGAACAAAATATCTACAGGAACTGATTGACGAGAGAAAGCATTTGTTACAGGATAATTCAGGTTTTGGAATTGAGAGAATAATTGTAAATGACTTGATTACTTTTGGTTGCCTTTTAATTTACAATCACAAACTTGTACCGTTGATTTCAGCCACTGGATACGATGTGATTTCGATGGCAAAGGCATACAGTGATACCAGAAAAATGTACTCTCAGCTGATGACAGGATTACGATTGGAGTCTTTGTTTTTCCCCAAATCGAACCCCATATTGACGTGCCCACCAGAGACCAATTATTGGTTTACACGAGTGttggaatttgaaataGTTGCGTTTGTATCGAGAAATGGGAACAAATCCGCTAATATGGAAGAGTATTTCCAAGCACTTATGGACACATTTTTACTACTAAAAGATGCCTGTTATGCTATGGCTATAGTGAGATTCCCATTTCCTTTAATTGCATGTCTCACAAATTTTAGTGACAAGTATAGACAATTGCTTCGTAATGGAGATGAATTTGCATTTAGactattatttatttactCATGCCTCTGCGTGATTTCCCGAATACCTTTAAACagaaatgataatatttttgtCGATTACATATCAGAATTCAAGAATATCATTTTTAGTAAATATGGAGAGTTTAGTTACCCTATTGATAGAGAATTATATCATTTGGTTATACGAACTAATTTTGTTGTCGACTTTGGTGATATGACACGATTTCATCCATTACAGCAATGCGAGCCACTTATGGATCTAAGCTGGTTAGAGCGGTACATCGATAGTTTAGAAAAGACCAACACTTTACTACAATGCATATGA